Within Bacillus sp. FJAT-45350, the genomic segment AAGTACAAAAAACTGGTAATGATGAAAGGGGTTATAACATGGAAGTATTGAAGAATAAAAAAAGATCCTGGACAACACGGCTTGATGCGAAGAGAAAACGTATAGAAAGCGTAAGTGAAATTGTAAAAGGAATGGTGATTCCGACAAATAGAATTGTCGAGGCTTTGGAAAAGTTAATTAGACCGGGAGATCGAGTTGTTATGGAAGGAAACAATCAAAAGCAGGCTTCGTTTCTTTCTGAAGCACTATCACAAACGAGCCCTGATACATTACATGATTTGCACATGATTATGTCTAGTATTTCGAGACCAGAGCACCTTGATCTATTTGAGAGAGGAATTGCAAAAAAAATAGATTTCGCCTATGCAGGACCACAAAGTCTGCGAATGGCACAAATGCTTGAAGACGGTAAACTAACGATGGGTGAGATACATACTTACATTGAATTATACGGCCGACTTTTTATCGACTTAATTCCTTCCGTTGCTTTGGTTGCTGCAGATAAAGCGGATAGCGATGGGAATTTATATACAGGGGCAAATACTGAAGAAACACCAACGTTAGTGGAAGCTGCAGCGTTTCGTGATGGCATTGTTATTGTTCAGGTAAATGAATTGACCGACGAATTGCCACGGGTAGATATTCCTGGATCATGGATTGACTTTGTGGTTGTAGCTAATGAGCCATATGAGCTCGAGCCACTTTTTACAAGAGATCCACGACATATTACAGACATTCAAATATTACAGGCAATGATGGTTATACGTGGGATTTATGAGAAACACGAAGTAAAATCATTAAACCATGGGATTGGTTACAACACCGCGGCGATCGAATTGTTACTTCCTACATACGGAGAGTCGCTTGGTTTGAAGGGGAAGATTTGTAATCACTGGGCCTTAAATCCACATCCGACACTAATCCCAGCGATTGAAAGTGGTTGGATCGATAGCATCCATTGTTTCGGGGGCGAAGTAGGGATGGAAAAGTATATAGCTGCACGTCGCGATGTATTCTTCACTGGTCGTGATGGAAGCTTGCGCTCAAATCGTACTCTTTCACAAATGGCTGGTCAATACGCGGTTGATTTGTTTATCGGTTCAACGTTACAAATGGACCAATATGGAAATTCTTCAACTGTTACGCGAGGGAGGTTAGCAGGGTACGGAGGTGCGCCAAATATGGGACATAATCCAGGTGGAAGACGTCATTCTACCCCAGCTTGGTTAAACATGATGACCTCAGATGATCCATTAGCTCGAGGGAAAAAGCTCGTTGTACAGGTTGTAGAAACGTTTCAAGTTGGAAATAAGCCAGTGCTTGTCGAGTCTCTTGATGCAGTTGATGTGAAAAAAGATACAGGACTTGCAACAGCTCCTGTCATGATTTATGGAGATGACGTCACACATGTAGTAACAGAAGAAGGGATTGCCTATTTGTATAAAGCAGACAGTATGGAAAAAAGAAGAGAGGCAATTTCAGCAATTGCTGGTGTTACATCAGTAGGACTTAATCATGATTCGAAAAAAACAGACCAATTGCGCCGAGAAGGTTTGATTGGATTTCCAGAAGATTTAAAGGTTCGTCGAACAGAGGCAAAGCGTTCACTTCTTGCTGCTAAAAGTGTTGAGGAACTTGTTGAATGGTCGGACGGACTCTATGAACCACCTGCAAAATTTAGAAGTTGGTAAGATTGAGGAGGAGTGAAATGAGTTATGAAAAACATACTTTTTGTTCAGATATAGCTGAAATAGCTGTTAATTCTTTAATCGAAGAAGTGGAACTAACACCGAAGCCTGGGTTAGTTGATCAAGCCAATACAGGTGCGCATAATGATCTAACAATTCAGTTAATGAGAAAGTCAGCAGAATCTCTAAGGGATACTTTTGAAGAAATCGCCTATACAAGTATTGATCAAAAGCCATCTCAGTATATAAGAGAGACAATTGCTAACATCGGTCGACGCGGAGAAAAAAAGATGTTTCACGAAACGAATGGTATAAATACTCACAAAGGCGCAATTTGGTCCATCGGTTTACTAGTTTCTGCTTACTCAATGGGGAAAGGATTGTACACTATAAAAGAAATAGTCTTCAAAGCTGGTGACATTGCCCGTTTTCCAGACCGCTTTTATGAAAATACCACGACAAACGGTGGACGAGTGATGGCGAAATATGGTGTCGGTGGAGCAAGGGGCGAAGCGGAACAAGGATTTCCTCATATCGTTAATTATTCTCTACCAATATTGAAACAGATGAGAGCTGATGGAATAGCTGAAAAGGAGGCACAACTTTATGCGCTTCTTTCATTGATTTCTCAGCTTGACGATACTTGTATTTTACATCGTGGAGGCGTACAAGCACTTTCCTATGCTAAAGAGCAAGCAAATACATTTTTGAAAGCTGGTCATCTTGGCAGACTGACAACTCTTGATAAGGAATTTACGAAACGAAATATTTCACCAGGAGGAAGTGCTGATCTTCTAGCAGTAACACTTTTTTTAGATAAGACACAAGCAGTAACAACGCTCAAGAGAAGCCATCGACAATATGAACATAACCATTAAGCGGAGGTGTTTTAATTGGAAAAAATTATATATACATTTCAAGCCACAAAAGCCATAAATAAGAGAGTGCATGTTGGGGTTGTTGGTTCAGGTGATTTAGAAATAATCATGGAGCCTAGTAACGATTTAAATACACAAGTCATGATTCGTACAGGAATCAATGGATTTAAAGAAACTTGGGAAGCCGTTCTTCAACGTTTTTTTGAGAAGCATGATGTTGCAGCACTTGTAAAAATTAATGATTTCGGAGCAACGCCAGGGGTGGTTACATTACGTCTTGAACAAGCCCTGGAGGTGAGTCGAAATGAGTAAAATATTAAAAAGTAGTTTTGTTGAATGCAATGGTCGTGAGCGAGTACAAAATTTATTGGATCGTGGAACATACCTAGAACTACTTGATCCGTTTACTGGGTTAGAATCTCCTCATTTAGAACCACAAGGGATTGTCCCACAAAGTGATGATGGTGTTATCGTTGCAAAAGGGACAATCCGCGGAAAACCGACAGTAATTATTTCGACTGAGGGAAAATTCCAGGGTGGGGGAATAGGTGAAATATCAGGTGCAAAAATTGCTGGTGCACTTGAACTTACGCTTAAAGATTGTGAGGAAGGGGTAAAAGTAACTCCAATCATACTCTATGATACAGGTGGTGTTAGATTACAAGAAGCTAATTATGGTTTACTAGCGATTGCTGAAATAAGTGCAGCTATTGTTGCGCTTCGCCGCTATGTTCCAGTGATTGCAGTTGTCCCAGGAAAAGTTGGAGCATTTGGCGGGATGTCAATTACGGTAGGTCTTTGTAGTTCAGTGATTATGACACGAGAAGGAAGGCTAGGATTAAATGGGCCGGAAGTAATTGAGCAGGAAGCAGGTATTCGTGAGTTTGATTCGAAAAATCGCATGCTTATTTGGGATACAATTGGCGGAAAACAGCGAACAGGTAGTGGGTTTGCTGATGAATTAATTGATGATGATCTAGAAGCTGTGAAAATAACCGTTTCTAAAATCATAGATAGTGGTATTACCTCGGTAAGAACAGAGCAAGTAAAGAGGTATGAAAGGTTTTTACAGTTAGTCGATTCAATAGAGCGGTTAGCACCAGAAAGGGTTAGAGACTTGTGGGAAGAATCAGAAACTGAATTGAATGACGATAACATTCAGCTAATTTATGAGAACTATAAAGCACTAGGTAGGGGCCAAACGTGGTTTGATTTATTACGAAATAACGCTATAGAAATAGGAGATATTCCATCAGTTCGTGTTGCTGACGGTTTCATTGGAGAAAAAAAAGTAAGGTTTGTTGCTGTTGTTCCAGACGTAAATAATCATTTTCCTCGGGCAAGTAAAGGAGAATTCGGCTTGCGAGAAGGTTGGTCAATTGCCAAACAAATCCGAGCAGCAATCGAGGAAGATCAAGGGCGAGAAAAACGCGCAATTGTGTCGATTGTCGATGTTCCCAGCCAGGCCTATGGTTATCATGAAGAACTACTTGGTATCCATCAGGCATGTGCAGCTGCAGTAGACGCTTATGCTTCAGCAAGGCTAGCTGGTCATCCTGTCATTTCATTTATTCCTGGTAATGCGATTTCAGGAGCATTTTTATCTCATGGGTTGCAAGCCAACCGCTTGATTGCTCTACGTGATCCCGGGGTTAATGTGCACGTTATGTCAAAACAATCAGCCGCACGTATTACACAAAGAAGTTTAGAAGAATTAGAAGTTGCATCTCAAAAAATACCAGCGATAGCTTATGATATTGAATCTTTTAATAAGCTTGGCGCACTGTACTCACTCGTAGAAGTTGTAAATGCAGATGCACCAGAGGAAAATGACCGTGATATCATCTATGCAGAAATTGAAAAGGCGATTTGCGATGTGAGTGTAAGCAATTGTAAAGATTTAAGTGTTCGACTATCATCAAAAAATGCAAAAAATGGTGGTCGAACAGGTTCAATTTTAGTTAGAGAGAAGTTGAGTGAACAATGGCATTAAGGCCCCATGATTTACTAGAAATCAATAATCATCTTGACTTATTTAGTTATACGGCAGTACCAGAATGGGTTGCCAAATCACTAAATGAAGCTCCTTTTGTCGTTGTTAGAAGAGCAAGTTCTCCTAAAGGGTTGGTTGCAGTTGGTGTAAGAGGGACAACGAGAAGTGAGAGGTTTGCAGCTTTTTTACCAATGAAACGTATTGTGAATCAAATTACACCAGAAAAACTAGCCAATGAAAGAAGCTGGAAAGGAATTGATAAAGACTTATTTGAAACCCTCGAGAGAGTAGCTCAAATAATGCAGCGCTATACCCTTTTCTGGGGACCAGTAGGAAGTAGTGGATTTGAGTTAGCAAGCGGAAAAGAAACAGTCACTAAAACAAGTGATATAGATATTATTATCCGCCCAGTTGAAAATTTATCGATCGACCTTGCTCAAAAACTAGAGAAGGAATTTTTTAAACTTCCGATACGTATTGATACACAAGTAGAGATATTAGAAGGTGCCTTTTTACTAAAAGAATATGCAACTTCAGAGGGAAAGTCTGTTCTTTTTCGAACCAATGAAGGACCTATCTTAAAGAAGCCATTTCAAGAAGAAGTAATTTCATAAAAGTAATAATAATCGACTAGAGTCACAAAGCTTTTCCTACAGCGACTTTAGTCTTTTTTTTGCTTGGCATAATCTTTATCTTGCAATCACAAAATTTAAATTATGAAACATTGTGACGCAAAGTAATTTTAGTCAGTTTTTGCTTACTAATTTGAAGTACTTTCTTGAATTTCCACTGACGCCCCATGCTTTTGAAGATAACGTTTAATCGTCTTTTTATGGCGGTTAGGAAGAATATCGATAGGCTCTCTGGTTATTCCATTCGCGATAATAAACTGATACTTTCCTTCTCGGGTATCACCTTTGTATTCATCTATTGCAATTACTTTCGGTAATTGATCCACCTTACGAATTTCTCCCTTAGCGATGTGATCAAACCGACGTATGGCGGTTGTAGGTGACGTTCCATATACATCTGCAGTTTCTTTAAATGTTTTTCCCTTAATTTCTTTAATTACAATAGCCTGATTCCATTCAATAGAGCTACGTTGAAAGCGCTCTACAAAGGGATTCTCCTCTGAAAATCGTTTTCCACAAGCACAAACATACCTTCTTCTTCTATAAAACAGTTGAGTATTTCTCTCAAACCACTTTAGATGTTTAATTCTTTTAATTCGATAGTCGTGGATACGGTTGGTTTGACCCCCACACTCTGGACAACTGTGAAGTTTCCGCTCCATTTCTACATCGATTCGAATAAATTCTCCCACTTCTTCAACCTTAGTTACCAGTACGTCTTTTAAACCTGGAATAGACATGTTAAAATTCATTTACACGCATCTCCACTCTTTACTTGTTTCTCGTCAATTCAAGTATAAAAGAACTGGTAGATTGCGTTTCTTTTTTTGCTTCTTGGGCTAGCCCAAGAAGCAAAAAAAGAAATACCCTCACTCAATTGTTTACGAACCCCAACAAATAGTATAGAGCCATTTTTCTTTCATTTTTACAGCAGCTCACACTGGAGCAAGGTTAGGTGAACTAAGAGCGTTAACTTGGAAGGATATCGATTTAGAAAAAAGAAAAATGTACATTACCAAGACGGCATGTGATGTGAAAGAGGAAGGTGTCATTATAAAGGGTGAGACGAAAAGTGGAAAAGACCGATCTGTGTTTATCGGAAAAAGCTTATTAGAGTTTCTAACTAAACATAAAGAAAAATGCGAAAAAACGAAAAAAGCACTAGGGAGTTCTTTTAACCCGCTAGAGCTTGTATTTACAAATTCAAAAGGAAATTTTATTGATACTCGTGATTTATCGAGAGCCTATAAAAAAGCGGTTAAGAAAGCAGGGTTACCTGATACTCGTTTTCATGATTTACGACACACACATGCAACGATTCTGTTACAAAATAATGTTCATCCCAAAATTGTGAGTGAACGACTAGGTCATAGTAAAGTTTCAGTTACGTTGGATTTGTATAGTCATGTACTACCATCACTTCAGGATGGTGCGGTATCCGTATTTGATGATGCTTTTAATAAGTAAAATAAAAATTGAGTGCTTCGGCACCTTTTCGGCATCTATAGGAAAAAATCGAACGCTCCAAATAGGCTTCATTAAAAAATGGTAACACTCAAACCCCTTGATATATAAGGGTTGGCGGGACTGTGTGGGAATCGAACCCACCAGAGACGGCACGCGCCTCCCTGAAGGTTTTGAAGACCTCGGCAAACACCAGTTACGCAGCCAGCCCCATATAATTGAACACCAAATTATTATAATCATCTTAGAATCAAAAATCAAGCAATAAAAATTAATTTTGTTGAATGTCACCTTTGTATAGTAAGCAAAATAAGGCAAAGACTATTTTGTAGAGGTGACTTTGGATGAATAAAGAAATGATGACAGCACTTGCGACGATTGGGATAGCTCAATTTATTAAAGTACCGTTACGAGTTAGAAAAACGAATAAATGGGACTGGCGTGCATTTTTAGAATCGGGTAGTATGCCTAGCTCTCATTCTGCCGGGGTGACTTCATTAGCAACGTATATTGCACATAAAAAAGGAGTGCCTACCGTCGATTTTGCACTAGCTGCCGTGTTTGGTTTGATCGTCATGTATGATGCACAAGGGATTCGAAGACAAGCAGGTGAATTGACAATGAAGGTGAATGAAATAGATGAGCAAGTTGAGCAGTTAGCGGGGGAGGATACAGGTGACTATCACGAAAAGGAAGAGAAGAAGCTTAAGGAAATGTTAGGACATCAGCCTGAAGAAGTATTAGCTGGTGCTTTATTAGGCCTGTTAACTGGAACAATAAGTTATATGATAAATGAAAAGTAATTTACTTAATAAGAAAATCCTGCTTGAGAGTAAATATTCAAGCAGGATTTTTATCAAAGTTTTATTTCTCATAAGGTAGTAGTACGTCAACGACAGTTCCTTTACCAACTTCACTTTCAATCGTAATTCGTCCATTATGGGCATGGACAATTTTAAATGTGACAGTCATCCCTAGTCCAGTTCCTTTTTCTTTCATCGTATAGAAAGGCTCTCCGATTTTAACTAGGCGTTCCTTGGGAATTCCACATCCTTTATCAGAAATTCGAATGAGAATGTGATTGTCTTCATTTTTAGATAATGCAATCGTGATCTCCTTACCGTCAGTAGATGCTTCAATCGCATTTTTTATAATGTTGATAAACACTTGTTTTAATTGGTTTTCTTCCCCATCAATTAAAGGGAGGTTGTTATCAGCTTCTAATTTGATATGGGCACCCATTAGAATGGCTTCCGTTTCCATAATTGATTTCACATTATGGAGTACATGAACAATATTTGTTTTTTTATAGGCTACTTTTTGAGGTTTTGCGATTAATAGTAGTTCATTTACAATTTGATTTATTCGTTCTAGTTCAGAATGCATTATAGAATAGTAAAAGTCCTTCTGTTCTATTGGATTTTCTCTCATCAGCTGAACGAAACCTTTGAGTGAGGTCAATGGATTACGAATTTCATGCGCAATTCCCGCAGCAAGTTGTCCGACGACTGAAAGTTTTTCATTTTTCATAAGTAATTCTTCTGCCTGTTTAATTTCTGTAACATCTCGGCCGATGACTAGTAAAGCATTTCGCTCATTGTTTGCATCGAATAGTGGTACTTTTACTACTTGGAAAATCCGTTCTTTATCTTCGATTTGAAGCCTTTCCTCATGATGCATAGGCTTTCCTAATTGCCATGCTTCTTCATCAGATTCCACACACTCTTTAAAGTGCTCTCTATATTCTGGATATAATTCACTTAACTCTGCATCTGACTTTCCAGAGTAATGGTCATCTTGTAGCTGATACAATGTGTGCCCGAATTCGTTTGTTTGAATCCAGCGACCTTGTCCATCCTTTAAAACAATAAAATCAGAAAGAGCGTTTATGAGAGCAGAGAGTCTTTGTCTACTTTCTTCTGCTCCTTCTAGCCGTTTCTTCTTTTTTAAGATTATCGCTAGAAACACCCCGGACAAGATAACAAAAAGGCCACCTTTTATGGTTTGCCATATTATCAATGTTTTATTAGTTAAATCTAGTAGAGCAAATAGTATATCGGTAGATACAATCCATGTAAATCCAATGAGTATATAAATTATAGGAACTTTATATGAGGATAATAGTTTCATAGTTCACCTCTGACACTTTTATCATATATGTTCGATAGTATATCACTTTTTTCTTATTGAAAGCATCATTTTTTTAATGTTGATATGAAAAGAGTGAGTTTACCTTGATATCTATAATTTACCACCTTATATTTTTGGAAATGGCAAAAAATTTTATTCCCACGATAACCTATTGTATGATGGACTATAGTAAAGATGGAATGGGAGAGATTATTATTAAACATTATCATTACACGGTTGGTATGGCTGGACATATTGACCACGGAAAAACGACATTAACAAAAGCTTTAACAAATATAGATACAGACAGACTAAAGGAAGAGAAGGAAAGACAAATTTCAATTGAACTAGGGTACGCTCCACTTTCTCTGACTGATAACCTCGATGTTTCAATAGTTGACGTTCCTGGACATGAACGATTCATCCGTCAAATGATAGCAGGTGTGGCAGGAATTGACTTAGTCATTCTAGTGATTGCTGCAGATGAAGGGGTCATGCCTCAAACGAAAGAGCACCTTGATATATTATCATTTTTAGAAATAAAGAAGGGCATTATTGTTCTTTCAAAAGTGGACAGGGTAGATGATGCTGAACTACTTGAGCTAGTAAAAGAAGATGTACTAGACCATGTTAAAGGTACGGTATTTGCTGATGCACCGATAATAGCAGTTGATAGTATTAGCAAGAGAGGCATTAACGAATTAAAAGAGCAATTAGTGACTGAGCTTACTGATTTACCTGTTCGTAGTCATCAAGGGCCATTTCGTTTACCGATCGATCAAGTATTCACTGTTCATGGCCAGGGGACTGTCGTGCGTGGAACTGTTTATGAAGGAACAGTGAATGAAGGGGATATGCTAGAAGTTCTACCACTCGGGGCGAAAGTGAGAGCCAGACAAATTCAGGTTCATCACGAGCAAATGCCAAAGGCTATAGGAGGCCAACGTGCTGCGGTTAATATTGGGGGCGTCTCAGCCTCTGAGGTAAAAAGAGGAGACGTATTAGTTGCTCCTAATACACACACAATTACTAATACAATTGATATTTCATTACAAGTTATTGATAAATTAAAGTATGAATTAAAACAACGAGCAAATATCAAAATACATACAGGTACTGCTGAAGTGTATGGAAAAATTGTGTTCTTTGATAGAAATAAAATTGATGGTGGAGAAAAGGTTCTCTGTCAATGTCGTTTAGATGAAGCGATTGTCGTTAAAAAAGGTGATCGTTTCATTCTTCGAAGACCTACGCCTACGGAAACAATAGGTGGTGGCTTTGTTATTGAACCTCAAGGGGAGCAGTACAAGTTCGGAGAAAATACGATTCAAATGTTGGAAAAGAAGTTAGTCGGAACACCAGAAGAAATCATTCTTGATTTGCTTCAAGTAAAAAAGAATATGACAGTAAAAGAGATTATCACCCAGTCTGGTATCAGTGAAGATGAAGTACAAGAAATACTACAGGAGTGTAAATTGAATAATCTTGTTATACAGCTTGCAAATCAAGAGTTTATTCGTAAGAGCTTTTTAGAGGATGTTCAGTCAATAATATCGGAAGAACTTTCGAGTTACCATGAAGATTTTCCTCTTAGAGAAGGGAAGAAGAAAGCAGAAATCGTACAAAGTCTTTTTTCCCAAGCTTCAATAAAGGTAATTGAACAAATAATAGATATTCTTTGTGATAGTAGAGTTTTAATGAAGCAAGGACCTTATCTCGCGTTACCTGATTTTCAAGCAGGTCCTCCTAAAAAGTGGGCTAAGCGGATTGAACATGTCGTGCTAAAAGTAAAGGATATGGGTCTTCAAGTATCTCCGTTGCTTGATGTCTTGGAAGAGAATCAAATTCCCAAAGGCCTTCATGAAGAGTTAAAGCATTATTTACTTCGAGAAAAAATACTATACGAATTTGACGAGAAGCTTGCAGTGCACAATGAACCATTACATCAAGCTGTAAATAAGTTGAAAGAAAAAACTGGTGAAGAATTTACACTTCAGAATGCAAAAGAAATTTTAGGGTTATCAAGAAAGTATTTAGTTTCATTATTAGAGCTCCTAGATAGCTTGAACTACACAACTAGAATTGAAAGTAGAAGGGTTTGGAAGAAATAATGGGAAACGTAACATTTTTTAGTCCTTACATCTATCAACCTCGTGGGAATTCAACAACAGCAAGACGTATTATAGGTGGACTTGAAAAGGATGGACTAGATGTA encodes:
- a CDS encoding site-specific integrase — translated: MFTAAHTGARLGELRALTWKDIDLEKRKMYITKTACDVKEEGVIIKGETKSGKDRSVFIGKSLLEFLTKHKEKCEKTKKALGSSFNPLELVFTNSKGNFIDTRDLSRAYKKAVKKAGLPDTRFHDLRHTHATILLQNNVHPKIVSERLGHSKVSVTLDLYSHVLPSLQDGAVSVFDDAFNK
- a CDS encoding triphosphoribosyl-dephospho-CoA synthase, producing MSYEKHTFCSDIAEIAVNSLIEEVELTPKPGLVDQANTGAHNDLTIQLMRKSAESLRDTFEEIAYTSIDQKPSQYIRETIANIGRRGEKKMFHETNGINTHKGAIWSIGLLVSAYSMGKGLYTIKEIVFKAGDIARFPDRFYENTTTNGGRVMAKYGVGGARGEAEQGFPHIVNYSLPILKQMRADGIAEKEAQLYALLSLISQLDDTCILHRGGVQALSYAKEQANTFLKAGHLGRLTTLDKEFTKRNISPGGSADLLAVTLFLDKTQAVTTLKRSHRQYEHNH
- a CDS encoding divergent PAP2 family protein; this translates as MNKEMMTALATIGIAQFIKVPLRVRKTNKWDWRAFLESGSMPSSHSAGVTSLATYIAHKKGVPTVDFALAAVFGLIVMYDAQGIRRQAGELTMKVNEIDEQVEQLAGEDTGDYHEKEEKKLKEMLGHQPEEVLAGALLGLLTGTISYMINEK
- a CDS encoding malonate decarboxylase holo-ACP synthase → MALRPHDLLEINNHLDLFSYTAVPEWVAKSLNEAPFVVVRRASSPKGLVAVGVRGTTRSERFAAFLPMKRIVNQITPEKLANERSWKGIDKDLFETLERVAQIMQRYTLFWGPVGSSGFELASGKETVTKTSDIDIIIRPVENLSIDLAQKLEKEFFKLPIRIDTQVEILEGAFLLKEYATSEGKSVLFRTNEGPILKKPFQEEVIS
- a CDS encoding malonate decarboxylase subunit delta — translated: MEKIIYTFQATKAINKRVHVGVVGSGDLEIIMEPSNDLNTQVMIRTGINGFKETWEAVLQRFFEKHDVAALVKINDFGATPGVVTLRLEQALEVSRNE
- a CDS encoding biotin-independent malonate decarboxylase subunit beta → MSKILKSSFVECNGRERVQNLLDRGTYLELLDPFTGLESPHLEPQGIVPQSDDGVIVAKGTIRGKPTVIISTEGKFQGGGIGEISGAKIAGALELTLKDCEEGVKVTPIILYDTGGVRLQEANYGLLAIAEISAAIVALRRYVPVIAVVPGKVGAFGGMSITVGLCSSVIMTREGRLGLNGPEVIEQEAGIREFDSKNRMLIWDTIGGKQRTGSGFADELIDDDLEAVKITVSKIIDSGITSVRTEQVKRYERFLQLVDSIERLAPERVRDLWEESETELNDDNIQLIYENYKALGRGQTWFDLLRNNAIEIGDIPSVRVADGFIGEKKVRFVAVVPDVNNHFPRASKGEFGLREGWSIAKQIRAAIEEDQGREKRAIVSIVDVPSQAYGYHEELLGIHQACAAAVDAYASARLAGHPVISFIPGNAISGAFLSHGLQANRLIALRDPGVNVHVMSKQSAARITQRSLEELEVASQKIPAIAYDIESFNKLGALYSLVEVVNADAPEENDRDIIYAEIEKAICDVSVSNCKDLSVRLSSKNAKNGGRTGSILVREKLSEQWH
- a CDS encoding ATP-binding protein, whose translation is MKLLSSYKVPIIYILIGFTWIVSTDILFALLDLTNKTLIIWQTIKGGLFVILSGVFLAIILKKKKRLEGAEESRQRLSALINALSDFIVLKDGQGRWIQTNEFGHTLYQLQDDHYSGKSDAELSELYPEYREHFKECVESDEEAWQLGKPMHHEERLQIEDKERIFQVVKVPLFDANNERNALLVIGRDVTEIKQAEELLMKNEKLSVVGQLAAGIAHEIRNPLTSLKGFVQLMRENPIEQKDFYYSIMHSELERINQIVNELLLIAKPQKVAYKKTNIVHVLHNVKSIMETEAILMGAHIKLEADNNLPLIDGEENQLKQVFINIIKNAIEASTDGKEITIALSKNEDNHILIRISDKGCGIPKERLVKIGEPFYTMKEKGTGLGMTVTFKIVHAHNGRITIESEVGKGTVVDVLLPYEK
- the mdcA gene encoding malonate decarboxylase subunit alpha, with product MEVLKNKKRSWTTRLDAKRKRIESVSEIVKGMVIPTNRIVEALEKLIRPGDRVVMEGNNQKQASFLSEALSQTSPDTLHDLHMIMSSISRPEHLDLFERGIAKKIDFAYAGPQSLRMAQMLEDGKLTMGEIHTYIELYGRLFIDLIPSVALVAADKADSDGNLYTGANTEETPTLVEAAAFRDGIVIVQVNELTDELPRVDIPGSWIDFVVVANEPYELEPLFTRDPRHITDIQILQAMMVIRGIYEKHEVKSLNHGIGYNTAAIELLLPTYGESLGLKGKICNHWALNPHPTLIPAIESGWIDSIHCFGGEVGMEKYIAARRDVFFTGRDGSLRSNRTLSQMAGQYAVDLFIGSTLQMDQYGNSSTVTRGRLAGYGGAPNMGHNPGGRRHSTPAWLNMMTSDDPLARGKKLVVQVVETFQVGNKPVLVESLDAVDVKKDTGLATAPVMIYGDDVTHVVTEEGIAYLYKADSMEKRREAISAIAGVTSVGLNHDSKKTDQLRREGLIGFPEDLKVRRTEAKRSLLAAKSVEELVEWSDGLYEPPAKFRSW
- the selB gene encoding selenocysteine-specific translation elongation factor produces the protein MMDYSKDGMGEIIIKHYHYTVGMAGHIDHGKTTLTKALTNIDTDRLKEEKERQISIELGYAPLSLTDNLDVSIVDVPGHERFIRQMIAGVAGIDLVILVIAADEGVMPQTKEHLDILSFLEIKKGIIVLSKVDRVDDAELLELVKEDVLDHVKGTVFADAPIIAVDSISKRGINELKEQLVTELTDLPVRSHQGPFRLPIDQVFTVHGQGTVVRGTVYEGTVNEGDMLEVLPLGAKVRARQIQVHHEQMPKAIGGQRAAVNIGGVSASEVKRGDVLVAPNTHTITNTIDISLQVIDKLKYELKQRANIKIHTGTAEVYGKIVFFDRNKIDGGEKVLCQCRLDEAIVVKKGDRFILRRPTPTETIGGGFVIEPQGEQYKFGENTIQMLEKKLVGTPEEIILDLLQVKKNMTVKEIITQSGISEDEVQEILQECKLNNLVIQLANQEFIRKSFLEDVQSIISEELSSYHEDFPLREGKKKAEIVQSLFSQASIKVIEQIIDILCDSRVLMKQGPYLALPDFQAGPPKKWAKRIEHVVLKVKDMGLQVSPLLDVLEENQIPKGLHEELKHYLLREKILYEFDEKLAVHNEPLHQAVNKLKEKTGEEFTLQNAKEILGLSRKYLVSLLELLDSLNYTTRIESRRVWKK